From the genome of Devriesea agamarum, one region includes:
- a CDS encoding carboxylesterase/lipase family protein — MTGLDEAPIISTPLGAVRGLWRTDTDGCRIATFHGIPYAQEPVGSRRFAAPVARSPWSGVRDCTTPGATPQRRAQPVSIVPEPCVPGEDTLNLTVTTPLVQSMPSFGEKKLPVLVWIHGGGYTAGCSSSPWYDGISFARDGIVTVSVSYRLGFEGFGWLDDAPANRGLLDQIEALRWVQRHIRCFGGDPNRVTVAGQSAGGGSVLGLLSSPAANGLFHAAICQSGAIKPISADRAREIGQEVATRCGVPATSEAMSSVDDEVLLTAVDEIGAAAMRQQEQFLARPGASPVSSVSSLVSSLFHGDGLLGLIMQPVLDGKVLDRPIESALAQRQQGIPLLMGTTSGELMPLGQQIVDKLMHGSAFPQGAGFPSSAASPSGAASPKAAVSSAGAVPPAAAAEPDLFALMCSMLRETPFGPYAEPYVAHCLRTAQLSAHRRTTAPMGQTWNAETSDTSLTEPAVGSAQRTAEVQAAVGAMLGQIATDAGFRLPTLAYATARGSQSTWMYDMRYPGVTGAATHCVELPFVFDLLNAPGVDAVLGANPPQALADRMHGDWVHFITQHRGTWDPWNTQDRACMVYDRVSEAAPGYEMETLLGTHLSSEASAQLVS, encoded by the coding sequence ATGACCGGACTCGACGAAGCCCCTATCATCAGCACTCCCCTAGGCGCTGTCCGTGGCTTGTGGCGCACTGACACCGACGGCTGCCGAATCGCCACGTTCCACGGCATTCCCTACGCTCAAGAACCGGTAGGCTCTCGGCGTTTTGCCGCCCCAGTAGCGCGTTCCCCGTGGAGCGGGGTGCGCGACTGCACGACACCCGGCGCCACACCTCAGCGGCGTGCTCAGCCAGTGAGCATTGTGCCAGAGCCGTGTGTCCCCGGTGAGGACACGTTAAACCTGACGGTCACGACGCCATTAGTCCAGTCAATGCCCAGCTTTGGCGAGAAGAAGCTACCGGTTCTGGTCTGGATCCATGGAGGCGGTTACACCGCCGGGTGTTCGTCGAGCCCTTGGTACGACGGCATATCGTTCGCCCGCGACGGCATCGTCACCGTCTCGGTGTCATATCGTCTGGGGTTCGAGGGTTTCGGGTGGCTGGATGATGCACCCGCTAACCGCGGTCTGCTCGATCAGATTGAAGCCCTGCGTTGGGTGCAGCGACACATCAGGTGCTTCGGTGGGGACCCGAACCGGGTCACTGTGGCCGGGCAATCGGCAGGTGGAGGCAGCGTGCTGGGGTTGCTCTCTTCGCCTGCTGCGAACGGTTTGTTTCATGCCGCGATCTGCCAGTCCGGGGCGATCAAACCGATCAGCGCAGACCGTGCCCGCGAGATCGGTCAAGAGGTGGCCACACGATGTGGTGTTCCCGCCACCTCTGAGGCGATGAGCTCTGTCGATGACGAGGTTCTGCTCACGGCCGTGGATGAGATCGGGGCCGCTGCTATGCGCCAGCAAGAACAGTTCCTTGCTCGTCCCGGAGCATCACCGGTGTCTTCCGTGTCATCCCTGGTCAGTTCGCTGTTTCACGGTGATGGGTTACTGGGGCTGATCATGCAGCCGGTTCTCGACGGGAAGGTTTTGGATCGTCCGATCGAAAGCGCGCTCGCGCAGCGCCAACAAGGTATTCCTCTGTTGATGGGGACAACATCCGGGGAACTGATGCCACTGGGTCAGCAGATCGTCGACAAGCTCATGCATGGTTCCGCGTTCCCTCAAGGAGCGGGATTCCCCAGTAGCGCAGCATCCCCCAGCGGCGCGGCGTCCCCCAAGGCCGCAGTGTCATCCGCCGGCGCAGTGCCCCCAGCTGCCGCAGCCGAACCAGACCTTTTTGCATTGATGTGCTCCATGCTGCGGGAGACCCCGTTCGGACCGTATGCCGAACCGTATGTGGCTCATTGCCTGCGTACAGCACAGCTGTCCGCACACCGGAGGACGACCGCCCCCATGGGACAGACATGGAACGCCGAGACGTCAGACACGTCCTTGACAGAGCCTGCGGTGGGATCTGCCCAAAGAACCGCCGAGGTGCAGGCAGCCGTTGGGGCCATGCTTGGACAGATTGCGACCGACGCCGGGTTCCGATTGCCCACCCTCGCATATGCCACGGCACGAGGATCACAATCGACCTGGATGTATGACATGCGGTATCCCGGGGTTACCGGCGCGGCGACGCACTGCGTGGAACTGCCATTTGTGTTCGATCTTCTCAATGCTCCCGGGGTCGATGCCGTATTGGGTGCCAATCCACCGCAGGCCCTTGCTGACCGGATGCACGGCGACTGGGTCCACTTCATTACGCAGCATCGCGGCACCTGGGATCCCTGGAATACCCAGGACCGCGCATGCATGGTGTATGACCGGGTGAGCGAAGCTGCGCCTGGTTACGAGATGGAAACCCTGCTCGGAACGCACCTGTCGTCTGAGGCGAGCGCCCAGCTGGTCAGCTAA
- a CDS encoding phospholipase A2 family protein: MRLKKLLAALFAAMFLMSGAPSALAANVSNDDVGEYMITLTKYIEVDESTGTAKFDTETAKADGLSEESIQIGQEVNRIYSPENAIATRLAFAFHGNWCGPGHSGPGAPVDNLDELCKRHDECYARTEQHKCDVELMHQLKINFKKFSLTNKARALAMTAVFASKYGAEELARWFKK, from the coding sequence GTGCGACTTAAAAAGTTACTTGCAGCCCTATTTGCCGCAATGTTCTTAATGTCTGGAGCGCCCTCAGCTTTAGCCGCCAACGTTAGCAATGACGACGTTGGTGAGTATATGATAACCCTTACGAAATACATTGAAGTAGATGAGTCCACAGGTACCGCAAAGTTCGACACGGAAACCGCAAAGGCTGACGGGCTCTCTGAAGAGAGTATCCAAATCGGACAGGAGGTTAACAGGATTTATAGCCCGGAGAACGCAATCGCAACACGCTTAGCATTTGCTTTCCACGGAAACTGGTGCGGGCCGGGGCACAGTGGACCAGGTGCTCCTGTCGACAATTTGGATGAACTATGCAAACGCCATGATGAATGCTACGCTAGGACCGAACAGCACAAATGTGATGTTGAGTTAATGCATCAGCTTAAAATAAATTTTAAAAAGTTCTCTCTCACCAACAAGGCAAGGGCTCTTGCCATGACAGCTGTTTTCGCTAGTAAGTACGGCGCAGAGGAGTTAGCTCGATGGTTCAAAAAGTAA
- a CDS encoding ABC transporter permease encodes MVELNLRRRRDPRPSHDRPISSVRAVMMIYAARLRAQTSYRASFAADSLAQILLTAVEFLELWIILGRSHTLGGMTFIQVTAVFALATTAMAIADLAVGQTSRLDQYIHSGQLETLLIRPFPLLLQMATIDLSLKKIGRLLTSATLYVTALVLADFSPTPATLALAVAAPFIGAALFGALFVVAGAAQFWLVNGSEFTAAFTYGGHYAAQNPGSVFSLPLRALFTFVIPSTLTAYAPILVILDLPGPQLIPQWSGWMGLPAAVVFWTLALLAWRAGIRRYTGAGG; translated from the coding sequence GTGGTTGAGCTCAACCTGCGCCGCCGTCGCGATCCGCGTCCATCACATGATCGCCCCATTTCTTCGGTCCGGGCGGTGATGATGATCTACGCCGCGAGGCTTCGCGCTCAAACCTCGTATCGCGCAAGTTTTGCCGCCGATTCCTTGGCGCAAATTCTTCTCACCGCGGTGGAGTTCTTGGAACTGTGGATTATTCTGGGCCGCTCGCACACCCTTGGCGGCATGACATTTATTCAGGTGACCGCCGTCTTCGCGCTGGCGACCACCGCCATGGCGATTGCCGATCTCGCCGTGGGCCAAACTAGCCGCCTCGATCAGTACATTCACAGCGGTCAGCTGGAAACACTTCTTATCCGCCCATTCCCGCTATTACTACAAATGGCGACCATCGATCTTTCTCTAAAAAAGATCGGACGGTTGTTGACGAGCGCCACCTTGTATGTGACCGCGCTTGTGCTCGCCGATTTTTCACCCACCCCAGCCACCCTAGCCTTAGCAGTGGCCGCTCCTTTTATAGGCGCCGCCCTTTTTGGGGCACTCTTCGTCGTCGCAGGTGCGGCGCAATTTTGGCTGGTCAATGGCAGTGAGTTCACCGCCGCTTTCACCTACGGCGGACATTACGCCGCCCAGAACCCCGGCAGCGTGTTCTCGCTTCCTCTGCGGGCTCTATTCACCTTCGTGATTCCGTCAACCTTGACCGCATACGCACCCATACTAGTCATCTTGGATTTACCGGGTCCGCAGCTCATACCTCAGTGGAGCGGATGGATGGGTCTGCCCGCCGCCGTCGTGTTTTGGACCCTCGCGCTTCTCGCGTGGAGGGCGGGGATTCGGCGCTACACC
- a CDS encoding sensor histidine kinase gives MGEGGIVVAHRRAPLRRNLVMLLLVMVALVCVLVGSITHASMNEQLTRQVDDQLSRAAVRAGDNLTRIGFPLQIIPGSGQDELASPRFAAGQAEFTLVARAVDGHVTECIWIDRSGGRRILTLSQVSPLATATPGDAPVSVSLPIGDYRVMAQSLPDGSSLVTGLPLAPIQRSLARLDITLLLVSALALIVIGVVGTVVIRRTLRPLEEVSLLASRVADARLDEGDVELNSRVPDEWAQPGTEVGDVGRALNRMLDNVENALTVRQRSEEKMRRFVGDASHELRTPLTAIRGYTDMLRLTERLSDQGAQALSRVDTQSRRMTALVEDLLLLARLDEGRAPRLEPIDLGEILVENACDIQVSGQDHVWKLAVPDDPVMVLGDASQLAQVVMNLLSNARKHTPAGTLVSSSLGISDDGRSAVLRVVDNGPGIDPDFLGTVFDRFSRADKARSGLEGTSGLGLSIVEAIVRAHNGTIEVTSKPGDTVFEVRLPLADLVDNGEVPGEGA, from the coding sequence ATGGGTGAGGGTGGCATCGTCGTGGCGCACCGGCGTGCACCATTGCGGCGGAACTTGGTCATGCTTCTGTTGGTGATGGTGGCACTGGTGTGTGTGCTCGTGGGGTCGATTACCCACGCGTCCATGAATGAACAGCTGACTCGCCAGGTGGATGACCAATTGTCGCGGGCTGCGGTGCGGGCGGGGGACAACCTCACCCGCATTGGGTTCCCGTTGCAGATTATTCCTGGCTCTGGCCAAGATGAACTGGCCTCGCCCCGGTTTGCCGCCGGTCAAGCGGAATTCACCTTGGTTGCGCGCGCGGTGGACGGCCACGTCACCGAATGCATTTGGATTGATCGGTCGGGAGGCCGGCGAATCCTTACTCTCAGCCAGGTCAGTCCGCTGGCGACCGCCACCCCGGGGGATGCACCGGTCAGCGTGTCCTTGCCGATTGGTGACTACCGAGTGATGGCCCAGTCGTTGCCTGACGGCAGTTCGCTCGTGACGGGCTTACCGCTGGCACCTATTCAACGTTCATTGGCGCGGCTGGATATTACATTGCTGCTGGTGTCCGCGCTCGCCCTGATCGTGATCGGGGTGGTTGGCACAGTGGTGATCAGGCGGACGCTGCGCCCGCTCGAAGAGGTGTCGCTGCTGGCTTCCCGGGTGGCCGATGCCCGCCTGGACGAGGGGGATGTGGAGTTGAACTCTCGGGTTCCCGACGAGTGGGCACAGCCTGGAACAGAGGTCGGCGATGTGGGTCGGGCTCTGAACCGGATGCTGGATAACGTCGAGAATGCGCTCACTGTGCGGCAGCGTTCGGAAGAAAAAATGCGTCGCTTCGTGGGCGATGCTTCGCATGAGCTGAGGACTCCGCTGACTGCGATCCGTGGCTATACCGACATGCTGCGGCTGACCGAACGGTTATCGGACCAAGGCGCGCAGGCTCTGTCGCGGGTGGATACTCAGTCGCGGCGCATGACGGCCCTGGTGGAGGACTTATTGCTGTTGGCCCGTTTGGATGAGGGGCGGGCGCCACGGCTTGAACCGATCGACTTGGGCGAGATTCTGGTGGAAAACGCGTGCGATATTCAGGTTTCGGGGCAGGACCACGTGTGGAAGCTTGCGGTTCCGGATGATCCGGTGATGGTGCTGGGTGATGCGAGTCAGTTGGCGCAGGTCGTCATGAATTTGCTGTCTAATGCCCGCAAGCACACCCCGGCGGGCACATTGGTCTCGAGCAGCCTTGGGATTTCCGATGATGGGCGCAGCGCGGTGCTGCGCGTGGTGGATAACGGTCCCGGCATCGATCCTGACTTCTTGGGGACCGTGTTCGACCGGTTCTCCCGAGCCGATAAGGCTCGCTCTGGCTTGGAAGGTACCTCAGGGCTCGGCCTGTCCATTGTCGAGGCGATTGTGCGCGCTCATAACGGCACGATTGAGGTCACCAGCAAACCGGGGGATACGGTATTTGAGGTGCGTCTTCCTCTGGCAGATCTGGTTGATAATGGTGAGGTGCCGGGGGAGGGTGCATAA
- a CDS encoding ABC transporter permease: protein MSAYWHLASASFRQHSTYRLATAAGATTNIVFGFIRASILLAALGTAGGEINGYNAAQAMTYVWLGQGLIAPLEVFGTNHLATRVKSGEVAMDLLRPVHFLGMFYAQKLGRSAFLLISRGLPPMLVGMILTGIALPESPWSYPLGLLSILLAVTVTFLADAMVNMAAFWVVETRGLSRLYITVMNLLSGHLVPIAWFPTWMYTIASFTPFPSMVQIPIDTLSGRVSPIDSLTGLGIQALWVLVLAGAAHWMLRLGTRSLEVQGG, encoded by the coding sequence GTGTCTGCGTACTGGCATCTAGCCTCCGCGTCCTTCCGTCAGCACTCCACATATCGCCTCGCAACCGCCGCGGGGGCCACCACAAATATCGTCTTCGGGTTCATTCGCGCCTCCATTCTGCTCGCCGCTCTCGGAACAGCCGGAGGGGAAATAAACGGGTATAACGCTGCCCAGGCCATGACCTATGTCTGGCTCGGACAGGGGCTGATCGCCCCACTGGAAGTTTTTGGAACCAATCATCTGGCAACCCGGGTCAAATCCGGTGAGGTCGCAATGGACTTACTGCGTCCAGTGCATTTCCTCGGCATGTTTTACGCGCAAAAGCTTGGCCGCTCGGCGTTCCTGCTGATCAGCCGCGGACTACCGCCGATGCTGGTCGGCATGATCCTCACGGGCATCGCCCTACCAGAATCACCGTGGTCCTATCCGCTCGGCCTTTTATCCATCCTGCTCGCGGTGACAGTCACCTTCCTCGCCGATGCGATGGTGAACATGGCGGCATTTTGGGTGGTCGAAACCAGGGGTCTTAGCCGCCTGTACATCACAGTAATGAATCTATTGTCGGGCCACCTCGTACCGATTGCTTGGTTTCCGACGTGGATGTACACCATCGCATCCTTCACGCCGTTTCCATCAATGGTGCAAATTCCCATCGACACACTGTCCGGCCGAGTCAGCCCGATCGACAGCCTGACCGGCCTCGGGATTCAGGCGCTATGGGTTCTGGTCCTGGCAGGTGCCGCCCACTGGATGCTCCGCCTCGGTACCCGGTCTTTGGAGGTCCAAGGTGGTTGA
- a CDS encoding 2Fe-2S iron-sulfur cluster-binding protein yields MSLFGQPFTAKCLKSGITVEVQEGQSLLQALLDAGIPMDYSCEGGLCGTCMVPLVSGDVEHADEFLMDDERENNIITCVSRGNGTIEIDI; encoded by the coding sequence ATGTCCTTGTTCGGCCAGCCTTTCACCGCGAAATGTCTGAAGTCCGGGATCACCGTTGAGGTGCAGGAAGGTCAGTCACTTCTCCAAGCGCTGTTAGACGCGGGCATCCCCATGGACTACTCATGCGAGGGCGGCCTATGCGGAACCTGTATGGTGCCGTTGGTATCGGGCGATGTTGAGCACGCTGACGAGTTCCTGATGGACGATGAGCGCGAAAACAACATCATCACGTGTGTATCCCGAGGTAACGGCACAATCGAGATCGATATCTGA
- a CDS encoding ABC transporter ATP-binding protein, which translates to MRPTLQLPDTPLEEGQIPDHRRILRLFAPYRARLLLVVGLIAVGAAAGVLSPFLIREIVDDALPHQNLHLLLWCVLGLIGVAVIAQALTVVQSMLSTTVGQAVMHDLRVSVYAHLQRLSLAFFTRTRTGEVQSRISNDIGGMQAVVTNVMTQVVSAVAGIVVAIVAMLALDWRLTIFSLITVPIAVFINRRIGKRRRSITKRRQEKMAEMTSGVQESLSVSGILLGRTMGRTEPLINDFAGRSHALATLEIASEMSGRWMMAAAGLSLSLIPALTYLLGGYLLVGGDKHVTIGTLVAFVALQMSFFSPMNNLMRVGVQINASLALFTRVFEYLDVPISLREKPDALALDARQVRGDLRCEGVGFTYPGSATPTLSGLDLHVPPGGSIALVGATGSGKTTTGYLLARMYDPTQGRIMIDGHDVRDLTFASLADCIGVVSQETYLLHDTIAANLRFARPDATDEDLERACRIAQIHDYIASLPDGYNTVVGERGYRFSGGEKQRLAIARTVLRDPPILLLDEATSSLDVATERAMSSAIAALSEGRTTVTIAHRLSTVRDADEILVLDKGRVAERGTYDHLLAAGGIFTALVHADRADAETSP; encoded by the coding sequence ATGCGACCAACCCTCCAACTTCCAGATACGCCGCTGGAAGAAGGGCAGATTCCCGATCACCGGCGGATATTGCGGCTGTTTGCTCCCTACCGTGCACGACTACTCCTCGTGGTCGGTCTGATCGCGGTGGGTGCGGCAGCTGGAGTTCTGTCACCGTTTCTGATCCGGGAAATTGTGGACGACGCCCTACCGCACCAGAACCTGCACCTGCTGCTGTGGTGCGTGCTCGGACTGATCGGGGTCGCGGTGATTGCGCAAGCGCTCACCGTGGTGCAGTCGATGCTGTCCACAACCGTGGGACAGGCCGTGATGCACGATCTGCGGGTGTCGGTGTATGCCCATTTACAGCGGCTCAGCCTGGCATTTTTCACGCGCACGCGCACAGGCGAGGTGCAATCCCGCATCTCCAACGACATTGGTGGCATGCAGGCGGTTGTCACCAATGTGATGACCCAGGTGGTGTCCGCTGTTGCGGGCATTGTGGTGGCGATTGTGGCGATGCTGGCGTTGGACTGGCGTCTGACAATTTTCTCGCTGATCACGGTTCCGATCGCGGTGTTTATCAATCGCAGAATTGGCAAAAGGCGCCGGAGCATTACCAAACGTCGGCAAGAGAAAATGGCGGAGATGACCTCCGGTGTGCAGGAGTCGCTGTCGGTGTCCGGCATTCTTTTGGGTCGCACGATGGGCCGCACCGAACCGCTAATTAATGACTTCGCGGGCCGTTCGCACGCACTCGCCACGTTAGAAATTGCCTCGGAAATGTCGGGCCGATGGATGATGGCGGCGGCTGGTTTGTCGCTATCGTTGATTCCTGCCCTGACCTATTTGCTGGGCGGATATTTGCTGGTCGGCGGTGATAAACACGTCACGATCGGAACCCTAGTCGCATTTGTTGCCCTGCAAATGTCATTTTTTAGCCCGATGAATAACCTGATGCGGGTTGGGGTGCAGATTAATGCTTCGCTCGCGCTCTTCACGAGGGTTTTTGAGTATCTGGATGTGCCTATCTCCCTGCGGGAAAAGCCCGACGCCCTGGCCCTGGATGCGCGTCAGGTCCGCGGCGATCTGCGGTGCGAGGGGGTGGGATTTACCTACCCTGGAAGCGCAACCCCCACGCTGAGCGGACTGGATCTCCACGTGCCCCCGGGTGGCAGCATCGCGCTGGTGGGTGCAACCGGCTCCGGCAAAACCACGACCGGATATTTGCTGGCCCGCATGTATGACCCCACCCAGGGCCGCATCATGATCGATGGCCACGACGTGCGCGATCTGACCTTTGCCTCACTCGCGGACTGTATTGGCGTGGTCTCACAGGAAACTTATCTTTTGCACGACACCATCGCGGCTAATCTACGGTTCGCACGCCCCGACGCCACTGACGAAGATCTGGAGAGGGCATGCCGCATCGCCCAGATCCACGACTACATTGCATCTCTTCCAGACGGATACAACACGGTGGTCGGTGAACGAGGGTATCGGTTCTCCGGTGGTGAGAAACAGCGCCTGGCGATTGCCCGCACCGTGCTGCGCGATCCGCCCATTCTCCTGCTCGACGAAGCAACCAGTTCCTTGGATGTTGCCACGGAACGGGCTATGAGCAGCGCTATTGCCGCGCTGTCCGAGGGGCGCACGACGGTCACCATCGCGCACCGGCTATCCACCGTCCGCGACGCTGACGAAATTCTGGTACTCGATAAAGGCCGGGTTGCTGAACGTGGCACGTACGATCACCTGCTCGCGGCCGGAGGTATTTTTACGGCACTTGTGCATGCTGATCGCGCCGACGCCGAAACCTCGCCATGA
- a CDS encoding response regulator transcription factor, with amino-acid sequence MSSQPSAPLSSLPYLEHPDGAPVRALIVEDEPTLADLITFPLRMAGWDARSVGDGLEAVRMAREFRPDVLVLDRMLPGIDGMEVLARTRTFLPEVPALFLTAKDASADRIEGLAAGADDYVTKPFVMEEVLLRLHRLVVRSGVVSQAGNELVVGDLVMNLDTREVTRGGDLIHLTATQFDLLRYLMENPQRVLSKAQILDRVWDYDFGGQANIVELYISYLRKKIDVGREPMIHTVRGAGYVLKPV; translated from the coding sequence ATGAGTTCGCAACCGTCTGCACCGCTTAGTTCCCTTCCATATCTCGAACACCCCGATGGTGCGCCGGTGCGTGCCCTGATCGTCGAAGATGAGCCGACTCTGGCGGACCTGATCACGTTTCCCCTTCGCATGGCAGGGTGGGATGCCCGCAGCGTGGGCGATGGTCTGGAAGCAGTTCGCATGGCCCGGGAGTTCCGGCCCGACGTGTTGGTGCTGGATCGAATGCTCCCGGGTATTGACGGCATGGAGGTTCTGGCCCGTACCCGTACCTTCCTTCCCGAGGTACCGGCACTGTTCTTAACCGCGAAGGATGCCAGTGCGGACCGTATCGAAGGGTTAGCCGCTGGGGCTGATGATTACGTGACCAAGCCCTTTGTCATGGAAGAGGTGTTGCTGAGACTCCACCGCCTGGTGGTCCGCTCAGGGGTGGTGAGTCAGGCCGGAAACGAGCTGGTCGTCGGCGACTTAGTGATGAACTTGGATACCCGGGAAGTGACCCGTGGGGGAGATCTGATCCACCTGACCGCCACCCAGTTTGATCTTCTGCGCTACCTGATGGAAAACCCGCAGCGGGTGCTGTCCAAAGCGCAGATCCTCGACCGGGTCTGGGACTACGACTTTGGAGGGCAGGCCAATATCGTGGAACTGTACATTTCCTACCTGCGCAAGAAAATTGATGTGGGTCGTGAGCCCATGATTCATACGGTGCGCGGCGCAGGATATGTCTTAAAGCCCGTATGA
- a CDS encoding SDR family oxidoreductase yields MVGSAKTAPGDDSDQLTAVVTGASSGIGRASAVRLVKDGWRVLAVARREDRLATLARETGCEVQVVDVTDDASVEALAHRVSDLFGGRLNALVNIAGGALGMDPVEHGDLNQWRTMYETNVLGATRVTQALLPALRASERGDIVVLSSTAGQLAYEGGGGYCAAKAGEHMLAGALRLELAGEPIRVIEIAPGMVRTEEFSLVRLGGDHAAADKVYDGVEKPLTADDCADVISYSVNLPHHINLDLVTIRPIAQAAQHKVARHRGL; encoded by the coding sequence GTGGTTGGATCTGCGAAGACGGCCCCGGGAGACGACAGCGACCAGCTGACCGCCGTAGTCACCGGCGCATCCTCAGGTATCGGACGCGCGAGCGCGGTACGGCTGGTGAAAGACGGGTGGAGGGTGCTCGCGGTGGCGCGCCGTGAAGACCGCCTTGCAACGCTCGCCCGCGAGACGGGATGCGAGGTTCAGGTCGTTGACGTCACCGATGACGCCTCGGTTGAGGCCCTGGCTCATCGCGTGAGTGACCTCTTCGGCGGACGTTTGAATGCGCTGGTTAACATCGCAGGCGGCGCACTTGGGATGGATCCGGTTGAACACGGTGACTTAAACCAGTGGCGCACCATGTATGAAACCAACGTTCTCGGTGCCACCCGGGTGACCCAGGCGTTGCTCCCTGCCTTGCGGGCGAGTGAGCGCGGCGACATCGTGGTTTTGTCCTCCACGGCGGGTCAGCTCGCCTATGAGGGTGGTGGCGGGTATTGCGCCGCTAAAGCGGGAGAACATATGCTCGCCGGCGCTCTTCGGCTAGAGCTTGCGGGGGAACCGATCCGGGTGATTGAAATTGCCCCCGGAATGGTGCGCACTGAGGAGTTTTCTCTGGTCCGCCTCGGTGGCGACCATGCTGCGGCCGATAAGGTGTACGACGGTGTGGAGAAACCGCTGACGGCTGACGATTGCGCCGACGTGATCTCCTACAGCGTGAACCTGCCGCATCACATCAACCTGGACCTGGTGACCATCCGACCCATCGCGCAAGCCGCGCAACATAAAGTGGCCCGCCACCGGGGCCTGTAA